A portion of the Pagrus major chromosome 8, Pma_NU_1.0 genome contains these proteins:
- the nudt7 gene encoding peroxisomal coenzyme A diphosphatase NUDT7 — translation MHVREETIAILKQFDIGNKFSDLPVLPKASVLIPLFVKKGELYTLMTLRSKQLRTSAGEVCFPGGKRDLSDSDDVDTALREAEEEIGLPPDEVQVVCTLFPIINKSGLLVTPVVGFIDESFCPCPNPAEVSAVFPVPLDFFTSEKDHFGAHGAAGTVGPLHSFHFVDPDSGNQYHIWGLTAMLAIVVAALALRKKPEFDVGFDTDDPFSFFHKILHRRISKL, via the exons ATGCatgtgagagaggagacgatagccattttaaaacagtttgaCATTGGAAACAAGTTCTCCGATCTACCTGTGCTTCCCAAAGCCTCAGTGCTGATCCCACTGTTTGTGAAGAAAGGAGAGCTGTACACCTTGATGACCCTGCGTTCAAAACAG ctgAGGACCAGTGCTGGTGAGGTGTGTTTCCCCGGTGGGAAGAGAGACCTCAGTGACAGCGATGATGTGGACACAGCcctgagagaggcagaggaggagatagGTCTACCACCTGATGAGGTTCAGGTGGTCTGTACACTCTTCCCTATCATCAATAAG AGTGGTCTGCTGGTGACCCCGGTGGTGGGCTTCATAGATGAGTCATTTTGTCCCTGTCCAAACCCAGCTGAGGTCAGTGCCGTGTTCCCAGTCCCTCTGGACTTCTTCACCAGCGAGAAGGACCACTTTGGTGCCCATGGTGCTGCTGGGACGGTGGGGCCGTTGcactcttttcattttgtggaCCCTGATTCAGGAAACCAGTATCACATATGGGGACTTACCGCCATGCTGGCCATAGTGGTTGCTGCTCTTGCTCTCAGGAAAAAGCCAGAGTTTGATGTTGGTTTTGACACCGATGATCCGTTCTCCTTCTTCCACAAGATTCTACATAGAAGAATTAGTAAACTATAG